From Haloarcula hispanica ATCC 33960, the proteins below share one genomic window:
- a CDS encoding universal stress protein, which translates to MAPTHVLVPLDGSPLADEALTYALETFDCRITVLNVVAPLDTGMSEGGMLEPDEDRRAAADERAANLVDRASQQANEVGRQVETAVETGDPAETILDYVEEVDVDQVVMGGHSETRNEIARRLLGTVATAVVSEAPVTVTVVR; encoded by the coding sequence ATGGCACCGACGCACGTCCTCGTCCCGCTGGACGGCTCACCGCTGGCTGACGAGGCGCTGACGTACGCGCTGGAGACGTTCGACTGTCGGATTACGGTCCTGAACGTCGTCGCGCCGCTCGATACCGGGATGAGCGAAGGCGGGATGCTCGAACCGGACGAGGACCGCCGGGCGGCGGCCGACGAGCGGGCCGCGAATCTCGTCGACCGGGCGTCACAGCAGGCCAACGAAGTCGGCCGGCAGGTCGAGACAGCCGTCGAGACCGGTGATCCAGCCGAAACGATTCTGGACTACGTCGAGGAGGTCGACGTGGACCAGGTAGTGATGGGTGGTCACAGCGAGACGCGAAACGAGATCGCCAGGCGGTTGCTCGGGACCGTTGCGACGGCGGTCGTCAGCGAAGCCCCGGTGACGGTGACGGTCGTCCGGTAG
- a CDS encoding metallophosphoesterase family protein — translation MELGILSDIHGNRVALAAVLADMPPVDGLVCAGDVVGYNPWHADCVDAMRGHTDGLPADVPWPTEEVPTVMGNHDRAVAAETPFAFNGMAQAGVEHATEQLSDEQIEWLAALPDERRVCDGRVKLVHGHPDDPDHYTFPEEFGPDLLGDEDVLVMGHTHHQHHEVYEDGIVMNPGSVGQPRDKDHRAAYAVLDLADLTVEEHRVAYDTSEVIDAVTDADLPRQIGFRLTQGR, via the coding sequence ATGGAACTCGGCATCCTCTCTGATATCCACGGCAATCGGGTGGCGCTAGCGGCGGTGCTTGCGGATATGCCGCCGGTTGACGGGCTGGTCTGTGCGGGCGACGTGGTCGGCTACAACCCCTGGCACGCCGACTGTGTCGACGCGATGCGGGGGCACACTGACGGGCTCCCCGCAGACGTTCCCTGGCCGACCGAAGAAGTCCCGACGGTGATGGGCAACCACGACAGGGCGGTCGCCGCCGAGACGCCGTTCGCGTTCAACGGGATGGCCCAGGCCGGCGTCGAACACGCCACGGAGCAGTTATCCGACGAGCAGATCGAGTGGCTGGCGGCGCTGCCCGACGAGCGCCGCGTGTGTGACGGCCGGGTAAAACTCGTCCACGGCCACCCGGACGACCCGGACCACTATACGTTCCCCGAGGAATTCGGCCCGGACCTGCTGGGCGACGAGGACGTACTCGTGATGGGGCACACACACCATCAGCACCACGAGGTGTACGAGGACGGCATCGTGATGAACCCCGGAAGCGTGGGCCAGCCCCGCGACAAGGACCACCGGGCAGCCTACGCCGTGCTCGACCTCGCGGACCTGACTGTCGAGGAGCACCGCGTGGCCTACGACACGAGCGAGGTCATCGACGCGGTTACCGACGCTGACCTGCCGCGGCAAATCGGCTTCCGGTTGACGCAGGGCCGGTAG
- the fer gene encoding ferredoxin Fer: MESPFEVLGIPPDADDGEIVDAYRERVKEAHPDQGGSTEEFQAVKDAYERLQNGYEPGDPLPDESPTGEPGSETEQAPPEPDDPLVEFLNFEVLEDHGWALEDEDLFEKAADANLRSSDFGRFYVDPNDTLLEAAEKNGFAWPFACRGGACTNCAVAVVDGEMPSPASHILPPDLTEKGIRLSCIAAPVSDDAKIVYNLKHLPEVSELLLPASRFEQASSTD; this comes from the coding sequence GTGGAGTCCCCATTCGAGGTCCTCGGAATTCCGCCGGACGCGGACGACGGGGAGATCGTCGATGCGTACCGCGAGCGGGTGAAGGAAGCCCACCCGGACCAGGGCGGCTCGACGGAGGAGTTCCAGGCGGTCAAAGACGCCTACGAGCGACTGCAGAACGGCTACGAGCCCGGGGACCCGCTACCGGACGAGTCACCGACGGGCGAACCCGGGTCCGAGACTGAGCAAGCCCCGCCGGAACCGGACGACCCGCTGGTGGAGTTTCTCAACTTCGAGGTGCTGGAGGACCACGGCTGGGCGCTCGAAGACGAGGATCTGTTCGAGAAAGCCGCCGACGCGAACTTGCGGTCGTCTGATTTCGGGCGGTTCTACGTCGATCCGAACGACACGTTGCTGGAAGCGGCCGAGAAGAACGGCTTTGCGTGGCCCTTTGCTTGCCGCGGCGGCGCGTGTACGAACTGCGCCGTCGCAGTCGTCGACGGCGAGATGCCGTCGCCGGCGAGCCACATTCTCCCGCCGGACCTCACCGAAAAGGGGATTCGGCTCTCGTGTATCGCCGCACCGGTGTCTGACGACGCGAAAATCGTCTACAACCTGAAACACCTGCCCGAAGTCAGCGAACTCCTGCTGCCCGCGAGCCGGTTCGAGCAGGCCTCCTCAACCGACTAA
- a CDS encoding inorganic phosphate transporter yields the protein MTTVVFGALVALATLTGLVTAWTLGANSNSPPFAPAIGANAISTMRAAFMIGILAALGALTQGGSISETVGAGLIDGVAITSLAAIAGLLTATGFMAFGIYSGYPVPAAFATTGAMVGVGLSLGGQPVFDTYRRIITFWLLVPPVSGSLAYLTATVLRRDDIPETVGVPLLAGVVGGIVANVQLSIIPSPTGTDQGSLAGFAAMVAGTDIAAVAATLLVAAGSFYYIRRQTQASVDKGIKTFLVVLGSVVAFSSGGSQVGLATGPLENLYGTELGLPGFVLLALGAVGILGGAWMGAPRLLQATSREYAQLGVRRSIAALVPGFIIAQAAIALGIPISFNNIIISGVIGGGLAGGSAGVSRRKIGVTVGFWLSTLVTSVVLGYGVYQVLEAALGSQA from the coding sequence GTGACTACCGTCGTCTTCGGGGCGCTGGTCGCCCTCGCGACGCTCACCGGGCTGGTGACAGCCTGGACACTCGGTGCGAACAGCAACTCACCGCCCTTCGCCCCGGCTATCGGCGCGAACGCCATTTCGACGATGCGCGCCGCCTTCATGATCGGCATCCTCGCCGCGCTGGGCGCACTGACCCAGGGCGGGAGTATCTCCGAGACAGTCGGAGCCGGCCTCATCGACGGTGTCGCCATCACATCGCTCGCAGCCATTGCCGGCCTGTTGACCGCGACGGGGTTCATGGCGTTCGGGATCTACTCGGGCTACCCCGTTCCAGCGGCGTTCGCGACGACGGGCGCGATGGTCGGCGTCGGGCTCTCGCTGGGCGGTCAGCCGGTCTTCGACACCTACCGCCGCATCATCACGTTCTGGCTGCTCGTCCCGCCAGTGTCGGGGAGCCTGGCCTATCTCACCGCGACCGTGTTGCGCCGGGACGACATCCCCGAGACGGTCGGCGTCCCGTTACTCGCCGGCGTCGTCGGCGGTATCGTCGCCAACGTCCAGTTGAGCATCATCCCGTCGCCGACCGGCACTGACCAGGGCTCGCTGGCCGGCTTCGCCGCGATGGTCGCTGGAACGGATATCGCCGCCGTCGCCGCGACGCTACTGGTCGCCGCCGGGAGCTTCTACTACATCCGCCGGCAGACCCAGGCCTCCGTCGACAAGGGCATCAAGACCTTTCTCGTCGTTCTCGGCAGCGTCGTCGCCTTCTCCAGTGGTGGCAGTCAGGTCGGCCTCGCGACCGGCCCGCTGGAGAACCTCTACGGCACCGAACTCGGCCTGCCCGGGTTCGTGTTGCTGGCACTCGGTGCGGTGGGCATCCTCGGCGGGGCGTGGATGGGCGCGCCTCGCCTGCTACAGGCGACCTCCCGCGAGTACGCACAGCTGGGCGTCCGGCGCTCAATCGCCGCACTGGTTCCCGGGTTCATCATCGCACAGGCCGCCATCGCGCTGGGCATCCCCATCTCGTTCAACAACATCATCATCTCCGGGGTCATCGGCGGCGGCCTGGCTGGCGGCTCCGCCGGCGTCTCGCGCCGGAAAATTGGCGTGACTGTCGGGTTCTGGCTCAGCACACTCGTCACCAGCGTCGTGCTCGGCTACGGCGTGTATCAGGTTCTGGAAGCGGCCCTCGGCAGCCAAGCGTGA
- a CDS encoding IMP cyclohydrolase yields MYVGRFVVVSPEVGAYRVSSRSFPNRQAVQRDGTVTVEPTPDAPETDNPYISYNGVRVTERGAVIGNGSHVDPIAEKLELGYPARDAIAEPLLSLDFEKDDYDTPRVAGIVGVDGADPTTNADGPGAVIGTVRRDALLVEEVTEPTLVATYEEDSPTAFDLAATDASDVAREVYDHEYEHAVCSAGVAGSAGEFDVAVYNGE; encoded by the coding sequence ATGTACGTTGGACGATTTGTCGTCGTCAGTCCCGAGGTCGGTGCGTACCGTGTCTCCTCGCGCTCGTTCCCCAACCGCCAGGCAGTCCAGCGCGACGGGACAGTGACCGTCGAGCCGACGCCAGACGCGCCGGAGACGGACAACCCCTACATCTCCTACAACGGCGTCCGCGTCACCGAGCGCGGCGCGGTCATCGGGAACGGTTCACACGTCGACCCAATCGCCGAAAAGCTCGAACTCGGCTATCCGGCACGGGACGCTATCGCGGAGCCGCTCCTCTCGCTCGACTTCGAGAAGGACGACTACGACACGCCGCGGGTCGCCGGCATCGTCGGCGTCGACGGGGCGGACCCGACGACCAACGCCGACGGGCCGGGGGCGGTCATCGGGACCGTCCGCCGGGACGCGCTGCTGGTCGAGGAAGTCACCGAGCCGACGCTGGTGGCGACCTACGAGGAGGACAGTCCGACGGCGTTCGACCTGGCCGCGACCGACGCCAGCGATGTGGCCCGCGAGGTGTACGACCACGAGTACGAGCACGCCGTCTGTTCGGCCGGCGTCGCGGGGTCGGCTGGCGAGTTCGACGTGGCAGTGTACAACGGGGAGTGA